The following coding sequences lie in one Streptomyces albofaciens JCM 4342 genomic window:
- a CDS encoding inositol monophosphatase family protein, which produces MTTTEKNMTTYASLLAPMAAAAHEVGALLVNSPQPAAAPPADTMDELATAYLAVEGPATAVMRRHLDALLPGVPWAEELHGEHSLGSGADAGLPAAGDAWMVDVIDGAVQYMQGLPQFCVSLALVRDGEPVAAALHAPLLGETYLAAAGHGATRNGEPIAPSSRSRLEAALVATSAPPFIAEQPTAAASAGRSLAAVLPAVSAVRNLGPTSWQIADTAAGRLDAFWEYGRDDANLLPGALVAREAGAVVTDLEGRPWQAGAAGFLAAPHGLHASLLELLKP; this is translated from the coding sequence ATGACGACGACGGAAAAGAACATGACGACGTACGCCTCCCTGCTCGCCCCCATGGCCGCCGCCGCCCACGAAGTCGGTGCCCTTCTGGTCAACTCCCCGCAGCCCGCCGCCGCTCCGCCCGCCGACACCATGGACGAACTGGCCACGGCCTACCTCGCCGTCGAGGGCCCGGCCACCGCCGTCATGCGCCGGCATCTGGACGCGCTGCTCCCCGGCGTGCCCTGGGCCGAGGAACTTCACGGCGAGCACAGCCTCGGCAGCGGCGCGGACGCCGGGCTGCCGGCGGCCGGTGACGCGTGGATGGTGGACGTGATCGACGGTGCCGTGCAATACATGCAGGGCCTGCCGCAGTTCTGCGTCAGCCTCGCCCTGGTACGGGACGGCGAGCCGGTGGCCGCCGCCCTGCACGCGCCGCTGCTCGGCGAGACGTACCTGGCCGCGGCCGGGCACGGCGCCACCCGCAACGGGGAACCGATCGCCCCGTCGTCCCGGTCCCGGCTGGAGGCGGCCCTCGTGGCCACCAGCGCTCCGCCCTTCATCGCGGAGCAGCCCACGGCCGCGGCGTCGGCCGGGCGGTCGCTCGCCGCGGTCCTGCCCGCCGTGAGCGCCGTCCGCAACCTGGGCCCCACCTCGTGGCAGATAGCCGACACGGCGGCGGGGCGGCTGGACGCGTTCTGGGAGTACGGCCGGGACGACGCCAACCTGCTGCCCGGCGCGCTGGTCGCGCGCGAGGCGGGTGCCGTCGTCACCGACCTGGAGGGCCGCCCGTGGCAGGCCGGGGCGGCCGGATTCCTCGCGGCACCGCACGGGTTGCACGCGTCGCTGCTGGAACTGCTGAAGCCGTGA
- a CDS encoding AsnC family transcriptional regulator codes for MRDTSPLGLRDQRLIAALQCDGRLSAERAAEVLGENPRTVHRRWRALTGDGTVKVVAVPVRPDSVGALFLRIKVLKGKLDALTAALAARPDVPFIDLSASGDEITAVSLTEPGSRDHLVFRQLPATPAVASVSAATVLHVFAEASDWRHDVLTPEERAALTLPPGDFGPPGGGSVPDPVDRDIMAALQDDARTPAAAIAARTGHPASTVRRRLARLMADGRLSTQVVVDPKRLGLHIDANVMMQVPPDHLNTVGRALARHPAVHGAFATTGAANLHAAVWVRDLAALYRLITHDLTGLGISGVETVLVGHAVKRPGR; via the coding sequence GTGCGTGACACCTCCCCTCTTGGCCTCCGTGATCAGCGGCTGATCGCCGCGTTGCAGTGCGACGGGCGGCTGAGCGCCGAACGGGCCGCCGAGGTGCTGGGGGAGAACCCCCGCACGGTGCACCGCCGCTGGCGGGCACTGACGGGCGACGGCACGGTCAAGGTCGTCGCCGTGCCCGTACGGCCCGACTCGGTCGGCGCGCTGTTCCTGCGCATCAAGGTCCTCAAGGGCAAGCTGGACGCCCTCACCGCGGCCCTGGCCGCCCGCCCGGACGTCCCGTTCATCGACCTGTCCGCCTCGGGCGACGAGATCACCGCCGTATCGCTGACCGAACCGGGTTCCCGCGACCACCTCGTGTTCCGGCAGCTGCCCGCCACGCCCGCGGTGGCGTCCGTGTCCGCCGCCACGGTGCTGCACGTCTTCGCCGAGGCGTCCGACTGGCGCCACGACGTCCTCACTCCCGAGGAACGCGCCGCCCTGACCCTGCCGCCGGGCGACTTCGGACCACCAGGGGGCGGTTCCGTCCCCGACCCGGTGGACCGCGACATCATGGCCGCCCTTCAGGACGACGCCCGTACCCCCGCCGCGGCGATCGCCGCCCGCACCGGGCACCCCGCCTCCACCGTCCGGCGCCGTCTCGCCCGCCTGATGGCCGACGGCCGGCTGAGCACCCAGGTGGTCGTGGATCCCAAGCGCCTCGGACTGCACATCGACGCGAACGTGATGATGCAGGTGCCCCCGGACCACCTGAACACCGTCGGCCGCGCCCTGGCCCGACACCCGGCCGTGCACGGCGCGTTCGCCACCACCGGCGCCGCCAACCTGCACGCCGCCGTCTGGGTGCGGGACCTCGCCGCCCTCTACCGGCTGATCACCCACGATCTGACCGGCCTGGGCATCAGCGGCGTCGAAACGGTCCTCGTCGGTCACGCGGTCAAGCGCCCGGGCCGCTGA
- a CDS encoding VOC family protein, protein MSVQLNHTIIHSRDNRESAEFLAHILGLEVGEEWGPFVPLETSNGVTLDFATIPAESIVMQHYAFLISEAEFDTAFARIQQAGLTYYADPHGKQPGEINHNDGGRGVYFLDPAGHGMELITRPYGGGAVEEDSAT, encoded by the coding sequence GTGTCAGTGCAGTTGAACCACACCATCATCCACTCCCGGGACAACCGGGAATCCGCGGAATTCCTGGCGCACATCCTCGGGCTCGAAGTCGGCGAGGAATGGGGCCCGTTCGTCCCGCTGGAGACCAGCAACGGCGTCACCCTGGACTTCGCCACCATCCCGGCGGAGTCGATCGTCATGCAGCATTACGCGTTCCTCATCAGCGAAGCGGAATTCGACACGGCCTTCGCCCGCATCCAGCAGGCGGGCCTCACCTATTACGCGGACCCGCACGGAAAGCAGCCGGGCGAGATCAACCACAACGACGGCGGGCGCGGCGTCTACTTCCTCGACCCGGCCGGCCACGGAATGGAACTCATCACCCGGCCGTACGGGGGCGGCGCCGTGGAAGAGGACTCCGCCACCTGA
- a CDS encoding alpha/beta fold hydrolase, with product MTTSDEMTTSATSATSDETLVLIHGAQHGGWCWRKVLGPLRGLGHDVHAITLTGLGERAHLLTPDVDLNTHIADVLAMIEAEELSGVTLVGHSYGGMVAAGVTARLRHPAVRRLVYLDSPVPVDGDSVSAVHPQVHRLARAHTVVDGVAVLPVGEATAMGVRGGDAAWVQRRLTPHPYGTVRTPLRLPDGWNDGVEQVYIRCVSGADGRARSHLDTSRVDEAAGWRYFELESGHDAMIDAPDGLVALLKEVCATGQTTV from the coding sequence ATGACCACCTCCGACGAGATGACCACCTCGGCCACCTCGGCCACTTCCGACGAGACCTTGGTCCTCATCCACGGCGCGCAGCACGGCGGCTGGTGCTGGCGCAAGGTCCTCGGCCCGCTGCGCGGCCTGGGCCACGACGTGCACGCGATCACGCTCACCGGCCTCGGTGAGCGGGCCCATCTGCTGACCCCGGACGTCGATCTGAACACGCACATAGCCGATGTGCTGGCGATGATCGAGGCGGAGGAGCTGAGCGGTGTGACGCTGGTCGGCCACAGCTACGGCGGTATGGTCGCGGCCGGCGTCACCGCCCGGCTGCGGCATCCGGCCGTACGCCGTCTGGTCTATCTGGACAGCCCGGTACCGGTCGACGGCGACAGCGTCAGCGCGGTGCACCCGCAGGTCCACCGCCTCGCCCGGGCACACACGGTGGTCGACGGGGTGGCTGTGCTTCCGGTCGGCGAAGCGACCGCGATGGGGGTCCGGGGCGGCGACGCGGCCTGGGTGCAACGCCGGTTGACCCCGCATCCGTACGGCACGGTCCGCACGCCCCTGCGCCTGCCCGACGGCTGGAACGACGGCGTCGAGCAGGTCTACATCCGCTGCGTCTCCGGAGCGGACGGCCGGGCCCGGTCCCACCTGGACACGTCCCGGGTCGACGAGGCGGCCGGCTGGCGCTACTTCGAGTTGGAGAGCGGCCACGACGCGATGATCGACGCGCCCGACGGGCTGGTCGCGCTGCTGAAGGAGGTGTGCGCCACCGGGCAGACCACCGTATGA
- a CDS encoding DUF4097 family beta strand repeat-containing protein: MRRHLRVLGAVAVAAVGMSGLGACGLVKQSTYEDDARLPARVTSVRLDSGSGGLTLRGKTSLDTVSVHRKLRYRGDRPQKASHRVENGVLVLGGCGNGCSVHYTVEVPAGLPVTGETSSGAVGLSNVGEVRVRTSSGAVNLDGVTGAVDVRTTNGRIHGRGLKGNGVRAQTSNGAVDLTTETPQSVRAKTTNGAVTLTVPGGKRDHYRISAKTDNGDKNIGVPHDPAAAYRLDLTTTNGDVTVKES; encoded by the coding sequence GTGCGTCGTCATCTCCGCGTTCTCGGGGCCGTCGCCGTGGCCGCTGTCGGTATGAGCGGACTCGGCGCATGCGGCTTGGTGAAACAGTCCACGTACGAGGACGACGCCCGGCTCCCGGCCCGCGTCACCTCCGTCCGGCTGGACAGTGGTTCCGGCGGTCTCACCCTCCGCGGGAAGACGTCGCTCGACACGGTCTCGGTCCACCGCAAGCTCCGGTACAGAGGCGACCGGCCGCAAAAGGCGTCCCACCGCGTGGAGAACGGCGTGCTGGTGCTCGGTGGTTGCGGGAACGGCTGCTCGGTGCATTACACGGTCGAGGTGCCGGCCGGCCTTCCGGTGACCGGTGAGACCTCGTCCGGCGCGGTCGGTCTGTCGAACGTCGGCGAGGTACGGGTGCGCACCTCCTCCGGCGCGGTGAATCTGGACGGCGTGACCGGCGCGGTGGACGTCCGCACCACCAACGGCCGTATCCACGGGCGCGGTCTGAAGGGCAACGGCGTACGCGCGCAGACGTCCAACGGCGCCGTCGACCTCACCACCGAAACACCGCAGAGCGTCCGCGCCAAAACGACGAACGGCGCCGTCACCCTCACCGTGCCCGGCGGCAAGCGCGACCACTACCGAATATCGGCGAAGACGGACAACGGGGACAAGAACATCGGCGTGCCCCACGATCCGGCCGCCGCGTACCGGCTCGACCTCACGACGACGAACGGAGATGTGACGGTCAAGGAGAGCTGA
- a CDS encoding sigma-70 family RNA polymerase sigma factor — protein MDENDFLAERFEEHRAHLRAVAYRMLGSLSEADDAVQEAWLRLSRSDVSGVGNLGGWLTTVVGRVCLDMLRARTARGEESLDVRVPDPVIGGAADGIDPEHQALLADSVGLALLVVLQTLAPAERLAFVLHDMFAVPFEEIGPVVGRTPAAARQLASRARRRVRGTATPDTDLARQREVVDAFMAASRAGDFEALVAVLDPDVVLRADTGAGFPGLAATARGAREVAGRAFMFRRFAHFARPALVNGAMGIVTVADGEPVSVMGLTITGGKVVAIDILADPERLRGLGLGPDVAEREGRG, from the coding sequence GTGGACGAGAACGATTTTCTGGCGGAGCGCTTCGAGGAGCACCGAGCGCATCTGCGGGCGGTGGCGTACCGCATGCTCGGTTCGCTGAGCGAGGCGGACGACGCCGTGCAGGAGGCCTGGCTGCGGCTGAGCCGGTCCGACGTGAGCGGTGTCGGCAACCTCGGCGGGTGGCTGACGACCGTGGTCGGCCGGGTGTGCCTGGACATGCTGCGTGCGCGGACGGCGCGCGGTGAGGAGTCCCTCGACGTACGCGTGCCCGACCCGGTCATCGGCGGAGCCGCGGACGGGATCGACCCCGAGCACCAGGCGCTGCTGGCCGACTCGGTGGGACTGGCCCTGCTGGTGGTGCTCCAGACACTGGCGCCTGCGGAGCGGCTGGCGTTCGTGCTGCACGACATGTTCGCCGTGCCCTTCGAGGAGATCGGACCGGTGGTCGGGCGCACCCCGGCCGCGGCGCGGCAGTTGGCCAGCCGGGCGCGCCGCCGGGTGCGGGGAACGGCCACGCCGGACACCGACCTGGCCCGGCAGCGGGAGGTCGTGGACGCTTTCATGGCCGCGTCGCGCGCCGGTGACTTCGAGGCGCTGGTCGCGGTCCTCGATCCGGACGTGGTGCTCCGCGCCGACACGGGCGCCGGGTTCCCGGGCCTGGCCGCGACGGCCCGTGGGGCGCGGGAAGTGGCCGGGCGGGCCTTCATGTTCCGGCGCTTCGCGCACTTCGCCCGGCCCGCGCTGGTGAACGGGGCCATGGGCATCGTGACGGTCGCGGACGGGGAGCCGGTGTCCGTGATGGGGCTGACGATCACGGGCGGCAAGGTCGTCGCGATCGACATCCTCGCGGATCCGGAGCGGTTGCGGGGGCTCGGGCTGGGGCCGGATGTGGCGGAGAGGGAGGGGCGGGGGTAG
- a CDS encoding ATP-binding protein produces MLLWINGPFGGGKTQTAHEIRRRLPGSVVCDPERVGFGLHRMTPPALRGDFQDFPAWRQGVYEVLDLVLTKHPGTVIAPMTLVEPVYFQETVGRLRERGHDVRHFALLAERRTVLRRLRERNFGHVVGFLAGKDTPLRRESFAVAKLDRCLERLSGPEFADHVWTDRLTVPQVADHIAATTGLDLAPNTDSALQGRMRRTWTSLKHIRF; encoded by the coding sequence ATGCTCCTGTGGATCAACGGCCCTTTCGGCGGCGGCAAGACGCAGACCGCGCACGAGATCCGGCGCCGTCTTCCCGGCAGCGTCGTCTGCGACCCCGAACGCGTCGGCTTCGGCCTGCACCGGATGACGCCCCCGGCGCTGCGCGGCGACTTCCAGGACTTCCCGGCATGGCGGCAGGGCGTCTACGAGGTGCTCGACCTGGTGCTGACCAAGCACCCCGGCACGGTGATCGCGCCGATGACGCTCGTGGAACCGGTGTACTTCCAGGAGACCGTCGGCCGGTTGCGCGAACGCGGTCACGACGTACGGCACTTCGCGCTGCTCGCCGAACGGCGGACGGTGCTGCGGCGGCTGCGGGAGCGCAACTTCGGGCATGTCGTGGGGTTCCTCGCCGGGAAGGACACCCCGCTGCGGCGGGAGAGCTTCGCCGTGGCGAAGCTGGACCGCTGCCTGGAGCGGCTCAGCGGCCCGGAGTTCGCCGACCACGTGTGGACCGACCGGCTCACGGTGCCGCAGGTCGCCGACCACATCGCCGCCACGACCGGGCTCGACCTGGCGCCCAACACCGACAGCGCGCTCCAGGGGCGGATGCGCCGTACGTGGACGAGCCTCAAGCACATCCGCTTTTGA
- a CDS encoding MFS transporter: MRKHYAVGSALTGAALARAGDEMSGPALLVAGPVFTGSASTGPALLAGITAAAAVGGPLFGVLLDRSARPGRLLAGALAGYAAALTVVLGSLGHVPVVVTLLVAVGAGLLGPALSGGWTAQMPRVAPRGLLPRVTALDAMTFNAASLAGPVLAGLVAGAAGAAAGVLVAAALIVVAVPCAYALPGGPRRANPRRSPTAPSVLAGLAAGFRAVRHTPPLARATVTSVVSCTGQGVLTACSPLLGARIFGDARHGVLLLSVVAASALLANAGLARRPGLLRPDTVLACSTAVLAVALLMTAAAGPPALLLGAAVLVGLGEGPQLTALFAVRHREAPEHLRGQVFTTGASLKITGFALGAGLAGPLAARSLSGALLTAAALQLLAGLLFLGCTLLIRRRTGTRTAYAEEDHIRR, encoded by the coding sequence ATGCGAAAGCATTACGCGGTGGGATCCGCCCTCACCGGCGCGGCACTGGCGCGCGCGGGCGACGAGATGTCGGGCCCCGCCCTCTTGGTGGCCGGGCCCGTGTTCACCGGATCGGCGTCCACGGGCCCGGCGCTGCTGGCCGGCATCACGGCCGCCGCGGCGGTCGGCGGCCCGCTCTTCGGCGTCCTGCTCGACCGGTCCGCCAGGCCGGGACGCCTGCTGGCCGGCGCGCTCGCCGGTTACGCGGCGGCGCTGACCGTCGTCCTGGGGAGCCTGGGGCACGTACCGGTCGTCGTCACGCTGCTCGTCGCGGTGGGGGCCGGGCTGCTGGGACCGGCCCTGTCCGGCGGCTGGACCGCGCAGATGCCGCGCGTCGCGCCGCGCGGACTGCTGCCCCGGGTGACCGCCCTCGACGCGATGACGTTCAACGCCGCTTCGCTGGCGGGCCCCGTGCTGGCCGGGCTGGTCGCCGGGGCGGCCGGGGCGGCGGCCGGGGTGCTGGTGGCGGCCGCTCTGATCGTGGTGGCCGTGCCGTGTGCGTATGCGCTGCCCGGGGGGCCGCGCCGCGCCAACCCGCGCCGGTCGCCGACGGCCCCCTCCGTCCTGGCCGGGCTCGCGGCCGGGTTCCGGGCCGTCCGCCACACCCCGCCGCTGGCCCGCGCGACCGTGACCTCGGTGGTCTCCTGTACGGGCCAGGGCGTACTGACCGCTTGCAGCCCGCTGCTCGGGGCGCGGATCTTCGGTGACGCGCGGCACGGCGTGCTCCTGCTGTCCGTCGTCGCCGCCTCCGCCCTCCTCGCCAACGCGGGGCTCGCCCGCCGGCCCGGACTGCTGCGCCCGGACACCGTCCTCGCGTGCAGCACCGCCGTACTCGCCGTCGCGCTCCTGATGACGGCGGCGGCCGGGCCGCCCGCGCTGCTCCTCGGCGCGGCGGTGCTCGTGGGCCTGGGCGAGGGGCCGCAGCTGACGGCGCTGTTCGCGGTGCGCCACCGGGAGGCGCCGGAGCACCTGCGCGGCCAGGTCTTCACCACCGGCGCGAGCCTGAAGATCACCGGCTTCGCCCTCGGGGCGGGCCTCGCCGGACCGCTCGCCGCCCGGTCGCTGTCCGGCGCCCTGCTGACCGCCGCCGCGCTCCAGCTCCTCGCCGGGCTGCTCTTCCTCGGCTGCACGCTGCTGATCCGCCGCCGTACCGGTACGCGGACCGCATACGCCGAGGAGGACCACATACGCCGATGA
- a CDS encoding CGNR zinc finger domain-containing protein has product MQPSPQPAAQPTPPPAGHHGETRTPAARREWTTRHSVQTTARRTAALVNALVDEVPSADTVAGVLREHGEDGPIELSAGDLAELRSAALRLREVFAAECTDRAAETLNRLLRDTAGTLRLTSHHGTAPWHPHLDSADDAPWGEWFLASSCLSLLVLLWNHQRPPGGVCASPACRNVYLTLGSGPPRRYCSRRCATRERVAAYRRARG; this is encoded by the coding sequence ATGCAGCCCAGCCCCCAGCCCGCCGCGCAGCCCACACCCCCACCCGCCGGACACCACGGCGAGACACGGACACCCGCCGCACGCCGTGAATGGACCACCCGGCATTCGGTGCAGACCACCGCCCGGCGTACCGCCGCCCTCGTGAACGCCCTGGTGGACGAGGTGCCGTCGGCGGACACGGTCGCCGGGGTCCTGCGCGAACACGGTGAGGACGGTCCGATCGAACTGTCCGCGGGCGATCTCGCGGAGCTGCGGTCCGCCGCCCTACGGCTCCGCGAGGTGTTCGCGGCCGAATGCACCGACCGCGCCGCCGAGACGCTCAACCGCCTCCTCCGGGACACCGCCGGTACGCTGCGCCTCACCTCGCACCACGGCACCGCCCCCTGGCACCCGCACCTGGACAGCGCCGACGACGCGCCGTGGGGCGAATGGTTCCTCGCCTCGTCGTGCCTGAGCCTGCTGGTCCTCCTGTGGAACCACCAGCGCCCGCCCGGCGGCGTCTGCGCCTCGCCCGCCTGCCGCAACGTCTATCTCACCCTCGGCAGCGGCCCGCCGCGCCGCTACTGCTCGCGGCGCTGCGCGACCCGGGAGCGCGTGGCGGCGTACCGGCGGGCGCGGGGATGA
- a CDS encoding beta-ketoacyl-[acyl-carrier-protein] synthase family protein, producing MSTATDAVLVTGLGATTPLGGDAASTWDGMLAGRSGISVIEEEWAAALPVRIAGRLAVEPTEVLDRVQARRMDRCEQVALVAAREAWADAGAPEVEPERLAVVIGTGTGGALTLLGQDDVLETSGVRRVSPHTVPMLMANGPAAWVSIELGARGGAHTPVSACASGAEAIAMGLDLIRLGRADVVVAGGAEACVHPLPLAGFAQAKAHSTRNDEPQRASRPFDADRDGFVIGEGAAVVVLERAGFRAARAHATLAGAGVTADAHHITAAHPEGQARAMRLALAAAGLAPREVAHVHAHATSTPMGDLVEARSVTDAIGTHPSVTATKSMTGHLFGAAGAVGALAAILTVRDGIVPATRNVDTLDPEIGLDVVTGEPRKGAVSAALTNSFGFGGHNASLIFTPAP from the coding sequence ATGTCCACTGCCACCGACGCCGTACTGGTCACCGGGCTCGGCGCCACGACTCCGCTGGGCGGGGACGCCGCCTCGACCTGGGACGGCATGCTGGCCGGGCGGTCCGGCATCAGCGTTATAGAGGAGGAGTGGGCGGCCGCGCTGCCCGTACGGATCGCGGGCCGCCTCGCGGTCGAACCGACCGAGGTCCTGGACCGCGTGCAGGCCCGGCGCATGGACCGCTGCGAGCAGGTCGCGCTCGTCGCGGCGCGCGAGGCGTGGGCCGACGCGGGCGCGCCGGAGGTCGAGCCGGAGCGGCTTGCCGTGGTGATCGGTACGGGTACGGGCGGCGCGCTCACCCTGCTCGGCCAGGACGACGTACTGGAAACCTCCGGCGTACGGCGGGTGTCCCCGCACACCGTGCCGATGCTGATGGCGAACGGCCCCGCCGCCTGGGTCAGCATCGAGCTGGGCGCGCGCGGCGGCGCCCACACCCCGGTCAGCGCCTGTGCCTCCGGGGCCGAGGCGATCGCGATGGGCCTGGACCTGATACGTCTCGGCCGCGCCGACGTGGTGGTCGCGGGTGGCGCCGAGGCCTGTGTCCATCCGCTGCCGCTGGCCGGGTTCGCCCAGGCCAAGGCGCACTCGACGCGGAACGACGAGCCGCAGCGGGCGTCCCGCCCGTTCGACGCCGACCGGGACGGCTTCGTGATCGGTGAGGGCGCGGCCGTGGTCGTCCTGGAGCGCGCCGGATTCCGCGCGGCCCGCGCGCACGCCACCCTCGCGGGGGCGGGCGTCACCGCGGACGCGCACCACATCACGGCCGCCCACCCCGAGGGGCAGGCCCGCGCGATGCGGCTGGCGCTGGCCGCCGCCGGCCTGGCCCCGCGCGAGGTGGCGCACGTCCACGCCCACGCCACCTCCACGCCCATGGGCGACCTGGTGGAGGCCCGGTCGGTGACGGACGCCATCGGCACCCACCCGTCCGTCACCGCGACCAAGTCGATGACCGGGCACCTCTTCGGGGCGGCCGGAGCGGTCGGCGCACTCGCCGCGATCCTGACCGTACGGGACGGCATCGTGCCCGCGACGCGGAACGTGGACACGCTCGACCCGGAGATCGGACTCGACGTCGTCACGGGCGAGCCGCGCAAGGGCGCGGTGTCCGCCGCCCTGACGAACTCCTTCGGCTTCGGCGGGCACAACGCTTCGCTGATCTTCACGCCCGCGCCCTGA
- a CDS encoding NADP-dependent isocitrate dehydrogenase, whose protein sequence is MTDSTIIYTHTDEAPALATYSFLPVIEAYASTAGVTVESRDISLAGRIIAGFPEWLQEDQRIDDALAELGELAKTPEANIIKLPNISASIPQLKAAIAELQEQGYALPDYPDDPKTDQERDIRARYDKVKGSAVNPVLREGNSDRRAPASVKNYAKANPHRMGAWSADSKTNVAHMTGDDFRSTEKSVVIAEDGALRIELAGDDGSTTVLRESVPVLAGEVVDASVMRVAVLREFLKEQVARAKAEGILFSVHLKATMMKVSDPIIFGHVVRAFFPKTFAQYGDVLAEAGLTPNDGLGGIWKGLESLPQGEEIKKSFDAELAEGPDLAMVDSHRGITNLHVPSDVIVDASMPAMIRTSGHMWNKDDQEQDALAVIPDSSYAGVYQAVIEDCKANGAYDPSTMGSVPNVGLMAQKAEEYGSHDKTFEIPTTGTVRVLDKDGNAVLEQTVAAGDIFRMCQTKDIPIRDWVKLAVTRARATGDPAVFWLDEDRAHDANLIAKVKQYLPEHDTEGLQIEIMSPVEATKFSVERIRRGENTISVTGNVLRDYLTDLFPILELGTSAKMLSVVPLINGGGLFETGAGGSAPKHVQQLVKENYLRWDSLGEFLALAVSFEHLAQKTGNARAQILADTLDRATGTFLAENKSPSRKLGGIDNRGSHFYLALYWAQELAKQTEDTQLAQSFAALAATLAEQEQKIVDELIAVQGKPADIGGYYQPSVAKAAAVMRPSQTFNDALATLGS, encoded by the coding sequence GTGACTGACTCGACCATCATCTACACCCACACTGACGAGGCCCCGGCCCTGGCGACGTATTCGTTCCTGCCGGTGATCGAGGCCTACGCCTCGACGGCCGGGGTCACGGTGGAGAGCCGTGACATCTCCCTGGCGGGCCGCATCATCGCCGGTTTCCCGGAGTGGCTCCAGGAGGACCAGCGCATCGACGACGCCCTCGCCGAGCTCGGCGAGCTGGCGAAGACGCCCGAGGCCAACATCATCAAGCTGCCGAACATCTCGGCCTCGATCCCGCAGCTGAAGGCGGCCATCGCCGAGCTCCAGGAGCAGGGCTACGCGCTGCCGGACTACCCGGACGACCCGAAGACCGACCAGGAGCGCGACATCCGCGCCCGCTACGACAAGGTCAAGGGCAGCGCCGTCAACCCGGTGCTGCGCGAGGGCAACTCCGACCGCCGCGCCCCCGCGTCGGTGAAGAACTACGCCAAGGCCAACCCGCACCGGATGGGCGCCTGGTCCGCCGACTCGAAGACCAACGTCGCGCACATGACCGGCGACGACTTCCGCTCCACCGAGAAGTCCGTGGTCATCGCCGAGGACGGCGCGCTGCGCATCGAACTGGCCGGTGACGACGGCTCCACCACCGTCCTGCGCGAGTCGGTACCGGTCCTCGCGGGCGAGGTCGTGGACGCGTCCGTGATGCGCGTTGCCGTGCTGCGCGAGTTCCTCAAGGAGCAGGTCGCCCGTGCCAAGGCCGAGGGCATCCTGTTCTCGGTGCACCTCAAGGCCACGATGATGAAGGTCTCCGACCCGATCATCTTCGGCCACGTGGTGCGCGCCTTCTTCCCGAAGACCTTCGCCCAGTACGGTGACGTGCTCGCCGAGGCCGGCCTGACCCCGAACGACGGTCTGGGCGGCATCTGGAAGGGCCTGGAGTCGCTGCCGCAGGGCGAGGAGATCAAGAAGTCCTTCGACGCGGAGCTGGCCGAGGGCCCGGACCTGGCCATGGTCGACTCGCACCGGGGCATCACCAACCTGCACGTCCCCAGCGACGTCATCGTGGACGCCTCCATGCCGGCCATGATCCGCACCTCCGGCCACATGTGGAACAAGGACGACCAGGAGCAGGACGCCCTCGCCGTCATCCCGGACAGCTCGTACGCCGGCGTCTACCAGGCCGTCATCGAGGACTGCAAGGCCAACGGCGCCTACGACCCGTCGACCATGGGCTCGGTGCCCAACGTCGGCCTGATGGCGCAGAAGGCAGAGGAGTACGGCAGCCACGACAAGACCTTCGAGATCCCCACCACCGGCACGGTGCGGGTCCTCGACAAGGACGGCAACGCCGTACTGGAGCAGACGGTCGCCGCCGGCGACATCTTCCGCATGTGCCAGACCAAGGACATCCCGATCCGCGACTGGGTCAAGCTGGCCGTCACCCGCGCCCGCGCGACCGGCGACCCGGCGGTGTTCTGGCTGGACGAGGACCGCGCGCACGACGCGAACCTCATCGCCAAGGTCAAGCAGTACCTCCCGGAGCACGACACCGAGGGCCTGCAGATCGAGATCATGTCGCCGGTCGAGGCGACCAAGTTCTCGGTCGAGCGCATCCGCCGCGGCGAGAACACCATCTCCGTCACCGGCAACGTGCTGCGCGACTACCTCACCGACCTGTTCCCGATCCTGGAGCTGGGCACCAGCGCCAAGATGCTCTCGGTGGTGCCGCTCATCAACGGCGGCGGCCTCTTCGAGACCGGCGCCGGCGGCTCCGCGCCCAAGCACGTCCAGCAGCTGGTCAAGGAGAACTACCTGCGCTGGGACAGCCTGGGCGAGTTCCTCGCGCTCGCGGTGAGCTTCGAGCACCTCGCGCAGAAGACGGGCAACGCGCGTGCCCAGATCCTCGCGGACACCCTCGACCGCGCGACCGGCACGTTCCTGGCCGAGAACAAGTCGCCCAGCCGCAAGCTCGGCGGCATCGACAACCGCGGCAGCCACTTCTACCTGGCCCTGTACTGGGCCCAGGAGCTGGCCAAGCAGACCGAGGACACGCAGCTGGCCCAGTCCTTCGCGGCCCTCGCGGCGACGCTGGCCGAGCAGGAGCAGAAGATCGTCGACGAGCTGATCGCCGTCCAGGGCAAGCCGGCCGACATCGGCGGCTACTACCAGCCCTCGGTGGCCAAGGCCGCGGCCGTCATGCGCCCGTCGCAGACGTTCAACGACGCGCTGGCGACCCTCGGCAGCTGA